The Aliiroseovarius pelagivivens genome contains a region encoding:
- a CDS encoding VOC family protein — protein sequence MALGEVDHLVVSSATLSEGVAYIEDLLGVSMSEGGDHPLMGTHNALLSLGPSSYLEVIAVNPAADAPDHARWFDLDYFTGPARLTNWALRVPDLHQALQRAPEGSGDELQLSRGDLHWDMAVPADGRLPFAGCAPGLLSWKGDMPAPRLPDHGLRLAALEITHPEAEALAVALHPLVEDKRISVHSGAPGLAGWIDTPAGLVQL from the coding sequence ATGGCTCTGGGAGAAGTAGATCATCTTGTGGTGTCCTCCGCGACCCTGTCAGAAGGCGTCGCGTATATCGAGGACCTGCTTGGGGTGTCCATGTCGGAGGGAGGAGACCATCCGCTCATGGGCACCCACAATGCCCTTCTGTCCCTTGGCCCATCATCCTACTTGGAAGTGATCGCGGTGAACCCAGCCGCCGATGCGCCGGATCACGCGCGTTGGTTCGATCTGGATTACTTCACCGGCCCGGCCCGTTTGACGAACTGGGCTTTGCGTGTGCCGGACCTGCATCAAGCGCTTCAACGTGCGCCGGAGGGATCGGGCGACGAATTGCAACTGTCGCGTGGTGATCTGCACTGGGATATGGCCGTACCCGCCGACGGGCGTTTGCCTTTCGCGGGGTGTGCGCCGGGGCTTCTGTCTTGGAAGGGCGACATGCCTGCGCCGCGATTGCCCGATCATGGGCTGCGGCTCGCTGCGCTTGAAATCACGCATCCTGAAGCCGAAGCGCTAGCCGTCGCACTGCACCCGCTGGTCGAGGACAAGCGCATCTCGGTTCACTCGGGCGCTCCGGGATTGGCCGGGTGGATCGACACGCCAGCAGGGTTGGTTCAGTTGTGA
- a CDS encoding Ppx/GppA family phosphatase: protein MDGRGDTGDDWGPFGRPLFDDPSARRLSRVGVVDVGSNSVRLVVFDGAARSPAYFFNEKILCGLGRGIAETGHLHPEGRARALSAIKRFQRLADGMNLGPLSAVATAAVRDAEDGPDFREQVLRETGLELYVIDGEEEARLSAQGVLLGWPEAQGLMCDIGGSSLELAHIRTGEVGKRVTSPLGPLKLAGVPGGKKGLKAEIARVVDELAAEMGTDHKRLFLVGGSWRAIARLDMERRGYPLTVLHEYRMTPKSLAKTLKWIEEVDLDEVRQHTGTSSARMALVPIAAQVLKRLMHVFRPKEIAVSSYGIREGLLYEQMPDRLRKRDPLIEACYHAEKKDARNPGFGKALFRFLTPLYKSLKPDDLRIIRAACLLHDVSWRAHPDYRHEVCFDNATRANLGGLTHEQRVFLGLALLHRYKNSRDGSHFEPLFEILPEKMLARAEVLGKAMRFGAMFSVEDPTRMAELRWFPKKRELVLYLKKEADGLFGEVAEARFQTLADALDATPIVKKKR from the coding sequence ATGGACGGACGTGGCGATACCGGGGACGATTGGGGCCCGTTTGGACGACCACTGTTTGACGACCCCTCGGCCCGCAGGCTTAGCCGCGTTGGCGTGGTGGATGTGGGGTCAAACTCGGTTCGTCTAGTGGTATTCGACGGGGCTGCCCGCTCGCCTGCCTATTTCTTCAACGAAAAAATCCTCTGCGGCTTGGGCCGTGGAATTGCTGAAACGGGTCATCTTCATCCAGAAGGTCGCGCCCGTGCTTTGTCGGCGATCAAACGCTTTCAACGGCTGGCCGACGGCATGAACCTTGGCCCGCTGTCAGCTGTCGCCACCGCTGCGGTACGCGACGCCGAAGATGGCCCGGACTTCCGCGAACAGGTTCTGCGCGAAACCGGGTTGGAGCTTTACGTCATCGACGGCGAGGAAGAAGCCCGCCTGTCCGCCCAAGGTGTCCTTCTGGGCTGGCCCGAAGCGCAGGGGCTTATGTGTGACATCGGCGGCTCGTCGCTGGAACTGGCCCATATTCGGACCGGAGAGGTCGGCAAACGAGTCACCTCGCCCCTTGGGCCCCTGAAACTTGCAGGTGTGCCCGGCGGCAAAAAAGGTCTGAAGGCCGAGATTGCCCGCGTCGTGGATGAGCTGGCCGCCGAGATGGGTACCGACCACAAACGGCTGTTCCTTGTGGGCGGATCGTGGCGTGCTATTGCGCGCCTGGACATGGAACGTCGCGGCTATCCTCTGACCGTGCTGCATGAATACCGGATGACGCCAAAGTCGCTGGCCAAGACCCTGAAATGGATCGAAGAGGTCGATCTGGACGAGGTTCGTCAACACACGGGCACATCCTCGGCCCGTATGGCGCTGGTCCCTATCGCAGCACAGGTTTTGAAACGCCTGATGCACGTCTTCCGCCCGAAAGAGATCGCCGTCAGTTCCTATGGCATCCGCGAGGGGCTGCTATATGAACAGATGCCCGACCGGCTGCGTAAACGCGATCCGTTGATCGAGGCGTGTTACCACGCGGAAAAGAAAGACGCGCGCAATCCAGGGTTTGGCAAGGCGCTGTTTCGGTTCCTGACGCCGCTCTACAAATCGCTAAAACCCGATGACCTGCGCATTATTCGCGCCGCCTGTCTGCTGCATGACGTCAGCTGGCGCGCGCACCCGGATTACCGGCACGAGGTTTGCTTCGACAACGCCACCCGCGCCAATCTGGGGGGGCTAACCCATGAACAACGTGTTTTCTTGGGGCTGGCTCTTCTGCATCGCTATAAAAACAGCCGCGATGGGTCGCATTTCGAGCCACTTTTCGAAATCCTGCCTGAAAAGATGCTGGCCCGGGCCGAAGTTTTGGGAAAAGCGATGCGGTTCGGAGCCATGTTTTCGGTTGAAGACCCGACGCGCATGGCTGAACTCCGCTGGTTCCCGAAGAAACGCGAACTCGTTCTGTATCTGAAGAAAGAAGCGGACGGATTGTTTGGCGAAGTGGCCGAAGCACGTTTCCAGACACTGGCCGACGCGCTGGATGCCACGCCCATCGTGAAGAAGAAACGCTAG
- a CDS encoding lipoprotein has translation MQYRKLFVGAFALAVLAGCQWNDLQRAGVGAATGAVVAKATSGNLLTGAVIGAGAGALCDDVGVGICN, from the coding sequence ATGCAGTACAGAAAGCTTTTCGTGGGGGCGTTTGCCCTTGCCGTTCTGGCGGGATGCCAGTGGAACGACCTGCAGCGCGCCGGCGTGGGCGCAGCCACGGGCGCAGTGGTCGCAAAAGCAACCAGCGGCAACCTTCTTACCGGTGCAGTCATCGGTGCAGGCGCAGGTGCGCTTTGCGATGACGTGGGCGTCGGTATCTGCAACTGA
- a CDS encoding DUF6497 family protein — protein sequence MGRTAGYLGPRGLTGVAAAAATLALSLTVPTTCAASQEDWFDGTPLEVPSGQTVTLLEVRQQDGNQEGSALHVRFLAPEISRNTGRIAFSQAEEDMAVICQDYVLPHLSKITDTEPEQIVIVLADRWVEFGVSDMDATQFFEAFRPEDGVCVWDGF from the coding sequence ATGGGTCGCACGGCGGGATATCTGGGCCCGCGTGGCCTGACCGGGGTGGCGGCTGCCGCTGCCACCCTGGCCCTATCCCTAACCGTGCCCACGACATGTGCAGCGTCGCAAGAAGACTGGTTTGACGGTACGCCACTTGAGGTTCCGTCAGGCCAAACGGTCACCCTGCTTGAAGTTAGGCAGCAGGATGGCAACCAAGAGGGATCGGCACTACATGTCCGGTTTCTGGCGCCCGAGATTTCCCGCAACACGGGACGCATAGCATTCTCGCAGGCGGAAGAAGATATGGCTGTGATCTGTCAGGACTATGTGCTGCCGCATTTGTCCAAGATCACGGATACAGAGCCAGAGCAGATCGTGATCGTTCTGGCAGATCGTTGGGTCGAGTTCGGTGTCTCGGACATGGATGCGACCCAGTTTTTCGAAGCTTTCCGCCCCGAAGACGGGGTGTGTGTTTGGGACGGGTTCTAA
- a CDS encoding endonuclease/exonuclease/phosphatase family protein, protein MRIATYNVEWFDNLFDDDGIPIVDNGWSGRQDVTRAAQWDAVGKVFQAMDADAVMIIEAPDQSRKRDTIPALETFAEIFGLRARKAMIGFANDTQQEIALLYDPRVISARHDPLGAENVDDAYAAPRFDSSFELDLDTDATPEIVVFSKPPLEVALTHRESGKELRLLGVHAKSKAPHGARGAAEVMRVAIENRRKQMAQCIWIRRRVDEHLDVGEPLIVLGDFNDGPGLDEYEKLFGRSGVEVVLGEGKATCMYDPHARMALLQRTGVRPTTSRFYIAKEKRYLQALLDYIMVSPDLLATKPNWRIWHPFDDSLCYQDVSLREALLTASDHFPVSIDLKL, encoded by the coding sequence ATGCGGATCGCGACCTATAATGTCGAATGGTTCGACAACCTGTTCGATGACGACGGAATCCCGATTGTGGACAATGGGTGGTCCGGTCGTCAGGACGTCACCCGAGCCGCCCAATGGGACGCGGTGGGCAAGGTGTTTCAGGCGATGGATGCCGATGCAGTCATGATCATCGAAGCACCGGATCAGAGCCGCAAACGTGACACCATTCCTGCACTGGAAACCTTTGCTGAGATCTTTGGACTTCGGGCGCGCAAGGCGATGATTGGGTTTGCCAATGACACGCAGCAGGAAATTGCGTTGCTTTATGATCCTCGCGTGATCAGCGCGCGGCATGACCCGCTGGGGGCCGAGAACGTGGATGATGCCTATGCCGCGCCACGGTTTGACAGCAGTTTCGAGCTTGATCTGGACACCGATGCTACACCTGAAATTGTGGTGTTTTCCAAGCCGCCGCTTGAGGTTGCGTTGACCCATCGTGAAAGCGGTAAAGAACTGCGATTGCTTGGCGTGCATGCCAAGTCGAAAGCCCCCCACGGCGCACGTGGAGCGGCTGAAGTTATGCGCGTCGCCATCGAAAATCGCCGTAAGCAAATGGCGCAATGTATTTGGATCCGTCGTCGCGTGGATGAACATCTGGACGTCGGCGAGCCGCTGATCGTGCTGGGCGATTTTAACGATGGTCCGGGATTGGACGAATACGAAAAGCTATTCGGGCGGTCCGGGGTCGAGGTTGTGTTGGGCGAGGGCAAGGCAACCTGCATGTATGACCCACATGCCCGCATGGCGCTGTTGCAACGCACGGGCGTCCGACCAACCACCTCGCGGTTTTATATCGCCAAGGAGAAGCGGTATTTGCAGGCGCTTTTGGACTACATCATGGTGTCTCCGGACCTGCTGGCGACCAAGCCAAATTGGCGCATCTGGCATCCGTTTGATGACTCGCTCTGCTATCAGGATGTTTCTCTGCGCGAGGCGTTGTTGACGGCCTCGGATCACTTCCCGGTATCGATAGATTTGAAGCTCTGA
- a CDS encoding GNAT family N-acetyltransferase, with amino-acid sequence MTDAPAIQKLWNLAILETLITFNSVPKTRLEVETAIESAKCMLVAEEAGQVIGYASFDQFRAGVGYAHTAEHSIMMDPDARGRGAGRFLMTQIEDEARTQGFHSMIAGVSRSNPMGEPFHAAMGYQTVGVIPQAGRKHDQWHDLVLMQKIL; translated from the coding sequence ATGACGGATGCTCCTGCCATTCAGAAGCTGTGGAACCTTGCGATCCTTGAAACGCTGATCACGTTCAACTCTGTTCCGAAAACGCGACTCGAGGTCGAAACGGCCATCGAATCTGCGAAGTGCATGCTGGTTGCTGAAGAGGCTGGGCAAGTGATCGGCTATGCCAGTTTTGACCAGTTTCGAGCCGGGGTCGGGTATGCCCACACTGCAGAGCATTCGATCATGATGGACCCAGATGCGCGCGGGCGCGGGGCTGGACGGTTCTTGATGACTCAGATCGAAGACGAAGCCCGCACCCAAGGGTTTCATTCGATGATCGCCGGCGTGTCACGGTCAAACCCGATGGGAGAACCGTTCCATGCGGCCATGGGGTATCAGACTGTTGGGGTTATCCCACAGGCTGGGCGAAAGCACGATCAGTGGCATGATCTTGTGCTGATGCAGAAAATCCTGTGA
- a CDS encoding acetyl-CoA carboxylase biotin carboxylase subunit, which yields MFNKILIANRGEIACRVIKTARKMGIQTVAIYSDADRDALHVKMADEAVHIGPPPANQSYIVIDNVMKAVKETGAEAVHPGYGFLSENSKFAEALEAEGVAFVGPPKGAIEAMGDKITSKKIAQEADVSTVPGYMGLIEDADDAVKISNQVGYPVMIKASAGGGGKGMRIAWNDEEAREGFQSSKNEAANSFGDDRIFIEKFVTQPRHIEIQVLCDSHGNGIYLGERECSIQRRNQKVVEEAPSPFLDEATRKAMGEQAVALAQAVDYASAGTVEFIVDGDRNFYFLEMNTRLQVEHPVTELITGVDLVEQMIRVAAGEKLTITQDDVKLNGWAIENRVYAEDPYRNFLPSIGRLSRYRPPAEVAAGPMLDNGKWADEATEGSTAVRNDTGVYDGGEISMYYDPMIAKLCTWAPTRDEAIEAMRNALDSFELEGIGHNLPFVSAVMDHPIFIKGEMTTAFIEEQYPDGFEGVELGKDALKRIAASAAAMYRVAEIRRTRISGRMDNHERKVGKHWVVTLQGEEFPVKIKADKKGSTIKFEDGTKMRVASDWTPGDSLATLDVDGSPLVLKVDKITSGFRMRSRGADLKVHVRTPRQAELARLMPEKLPPDTSKMLLCPMPGLVVKVDVEVGQEVQEGQALCTIEAMKMENILRAEKKGIVSKINAGAGDSLAVDEVIMEFE from the coding sequence ATGTTCAACAAGATCCTGATTGCGAACCGAGGCGAGATTGCTTGCCGCGTGATCAAGACCGCCCGCAAAATGGGTATTCAGACGGTGGCGATCTATTCGGATGCCGACCGTGATGCGCTTCATGTGAAGATGGCGGACGAGGCCGTTCATATCGGCCCCCCACCGGCCAACCAGTCCTACATCGTCATCGACAACGTGATGAAGGCGGTCAAGGAAACCGGCGCCGAAGCGGTTCACCCTGGTTATGGCTTCCTGTCGGAAAACTCGAAATTTGCCGAAGCGCTGGAAGCTGAAGGCGTCGCCTTCGTCGGCCCGCCCAAAGGCGCGATCGAGGCGATGGGTGACAAGATCACCTCGAAGAAGATTGCACAGGAAGCCGATGTTTCGACGGTTCCCGGTTATATGGGCCTGATCGAAGACGCGGATGACGCGGTTAAGATTTCGAACCAGGTCGGGTATCCGGTGATGATCAAAGCCTCGGCCGGTGGCGGCGGTAAAGGCATGCGCATCGCGTGGAACGACGAAGAGGCCCGCGAAGGTTTCCAGTCGTCCAAAAACGAAGCGGCCAACAGCTTCGGTGATGATCGTATCTTCATCGAAAAGTTCGTGACCCAGCCGCGTCACATTGAAATTCAGGTTCTGTGCGACAGCCATGGCAATGGTATTTATCTGGGCGAGCGCGAGTGCTCGATCCAGCGTCGTAACCAGAAAGTGGTCGAAGAAGCCCCGTCGCCTTTCCTTGACGAGGCAACCCGCAAAGCCATGGGCGAACAGGCTGTCGCTCTGGCGCAGGCAGTAGACTACGCCAGCGCCGGCACGGTGGAATTCATCGTCGATGGTGACCGGAACTTCTATTTCCTTGAGATGAACACACGTTTGCAGGTGGAACACCCCGTGACCGAGCTGATCACCGGCGTTGACCTTGTGGAGCAGATGATCCGCGTGGCCGCAGGCGAGAAGCTGACGATCACACAAGATGACGTGAAGCTGAACGGTTGGGCCATCGAAAACCGCGTTTACGCGGAAGATCCCTATCGCAACTTCCTGCCCTCGATCGGTCGTCTGAGCCGTTACCGTCCGCCAGCAGAAGTGGCCGCTGGCCCGATGCTGGACAACGGTAAATGGGCAGACGAAGCGACCGAAGGTTCGACAGCTGTACGTAACGACACCGGCGTTTATGACGGCGGCGAGATCTCGATGTACTACGACCCGATGATTGCCAAGCTTTGCACATGGGCGCCGACCCGTGACGAGGCGATTGAAGCCATGCGCAACGCGCTGGACAGCTTCGAGCTGGAAGGCATTGGTCATAACCTGCCGTTTGTCAGCGCCGTGATGGATCACCCGATCTTCATCAAGGGCGAGATGACCACCGCCTTTATCGAGGAACAGTACCCCGACGGGTTCGAAGGTGTGGAGCTGGGCAAAGACGCCCTGAAGCGCATCGCAGCCTCGGCGGCGGCTATGTACCGCGTTGCGGAAATCCGTCGCACCCGTATCTCGGGCCGCATGGACAACCACGAGCGTAAAGTGGGCAAGCACTGGGTTGTGACGCTGCAAGGCGAAGAGTTCCCGGTCAAGATCAAGGCCGACAAGAAGGGCTCGACCATCAAGTTCGAAGACGGCACGAAAATGCGCGTCGCCTCGGACTGGACGCCGGGCGACAGCCTTGCCACGCTGGATGTGGACGGATCGCCACTGGTTCTGAAGGTCGACAAGATCACCTCGGGCTTCCGTATGCGCTCGCGCGGTGCTGACCTGAAAGTGCATGTGCGTACGCCGCGTCAGGCCGAACTGGCCCGTTTGATGCCGGAAAAACTGCCGCCGGATACCTCGAAAATGCTGCTGTGCCCGATGCCGGGTCTGGTGGTGAAGGTCGATGTTGAAGTCGGTCAGGAAGTGCAGGAAGGTCAGGCACTGTGCACGATCGAAGCCATGAAAATGGAAAACATCCTGCGCGCCGAGAAGAAGGGCATCGTCTCTAAGATCAACGCGGGCGCTGGCGACAGCCTTGCTGTTGACGAAGTGATCATGGAGTTCGAATAA
- the scpA gene encoding methylmalonyl-CoA mutase, which produces MSDTKNWKELAEKELRGRALDDLTWNTLEGIDVKPLYTAEDTADLDHMGTLPGFGPFTRGVKATMYAGRPWTIRQYAGFSTAEESNAFYRRNLAAGQQGVSVAFDLATHRGYDSDHPRVVGDVGKAGVAIDSVEDMKILFDGIPLDKVSVSMTMNGAVVPILASFIVAGEEQGHDKALLAGTIQNDILKEFMVRNTYIYPPEPSMKIISDIIEYTSNEMPKFNSISISGYHMQEAGANLVQELAYTLADGREYVRAAIEAGMDVDKFAGRLSFFFAIGMNFFMEAAKLRAARTLWHRVMTEFGAKSERSKMLRTHCQTSGVSLQEQDPYNNVIRTAYEAMSAALGGTQSLHTNALDEAIALPTDFSARIARNTQIILQEETGVTNVVDPLAGSYYVESLTDELINKAWELMEEVESMGGMTKAVASGMPKLRIEESAAKRQAMIDKGDEVIVGVNKHKLEKEDPIDILDVDNMAVRDSQIARLENIRATRDAAACEAALAELTRRSKEGGNLLEAAVEAARARASVGEISMAMEEEFGRHRAEVKTLAGVYGAAYEGDEGFAAIQKSVEDFADDEGRRPRMLVVKMGQDGHDRGAKVIATAFADIGFDVDVGPLFQTPDEAAQDAIDNDVHIVGISSQAAGHKTLAPQLVQALKEQGAEDIIVICGGVIPQQDYDFLYENGVKAIFGPGTNIPEAAQDILKLVREARS; this is translated from the coding sequence ATGAGCGACACAAAGAACTGGAAGGAACTGGCCGAGAAGGAACTTCGTGGCCGTGCCCTTGATGATTTGACTTGGAACACGCTGGAAGGGATCGACGTGAAGCCGCTTTATACGGCGGAAGACACGGCTGATCTTGACCATATGGGCACGCTGCCCGGCTTTGGCCCGTTTACCCGCGGTGTGAAGGCGACCATGTATGCGGGGCGCCCGTGGACGATCCGTCAATACGCAGGCTTCTCGACCGCCGAAGAATCCAACGCCTTCTACCGCCGCAACCTTGCTGCTGGTCAGCAGGGCGTGTCGGTTGCCTTCGACCTTGCCACGCACCGTGGTTACGACTCGGATCACCCGCGCGTTGTGGGTGATGTGGGTAAAGCAGGTGTGGCGATCGATAGCGTCGAAGACATGAAGATTCTGTTCGACGGCATTCCGCTGGATAAGGTCTCGGTCTCGATGACCATGAACGGCGCGGTTGTCCCGATCCTTGCCAGCTTCATCGTCGCTGGTGAAGAACAAGGCCATGACAAAGCGCTGCTGGCGGGCACCATTCAGAACGACATTCTGAAAGAATTCATGGTGCGTAACACCTATATCTATCCGCCTGAGCCGTCGATGAAGATCATCTCGGACATCATCGAGTATACCTCGAACGAGATGCCGAAATTCAACTCGATCTCGATTTCCGGCTATCACATGCAGGAAGCCGGCGCGAACCTGGTGCAAGAGCTTGCCTATACGCTGGCTGATGGTCGCGAATATGTGCGTGCCGCCATCGAGGCAGGCATGGACGTGGACAAGTTCGCAGGCCGCCTGAGCTTCTTCTTCGCCATCGGCATGAACTTCTTCATGGAAGCCGCAAAACTGCGCGCCGCCCGGACCTTGTGGCACCGCGTAATGACCGAGTTCGGCGCGAAGTCGGAACGGTCGAAAATGCTGCGCACCCACTGTCAGACCTCGGGCGTGTCGCTGCAAGAACAGGATCCCTATAACAACGTGATCCGCACCGCATACGAAGCGATGTCGGCAGCCCTTGGTGGCACCCAGTCGCTGCACACCAACGCGCTGGATGAAGCCATCGCGCTGCCCACCGATTTCTCGGCGCGTATCGCACGTAACACCCAGATCATTCTTCAGGAAGAAACTGGCGTGACCAACGTGGTCGACCCGCTGGCGGGCTCTTACTATGTGGAAAGCCTGACCGACGAGCTGATCAACAAAGCGTGGGAGCTGATGGAAGAGGTCGAAAGCATGGGCGGCATGACCAAGGCTGTGGCCTCGGGTATGCCGAAACTGCGGATCGAGGAATCGGCAGCCAAGCGTCAGGCGATGATCGACAAAGGTGACGAAGTCATCGTTGGCGTGAACAAGCACAAGCTGGAAAAAGAAGACCCGATCGACATTCTTGACGTGGACAACATGGCCGTGCGTGACAGCCAGATCGCCCGTCTTGAAAACATCCGCGCGACCCGCGACGCTGCTGCGTGTGAAGCCGCTTTGGCTGAGCTGACCCGCCGGTCCAAAGAAGGTGGAAACCTTCTGGAAGCCGCCGTCGAAGCCGCCCGCGCCCGCGCATCCGTAGGAGAGATCTCCATGGCTATGGAAGAAGAGTTCGGCCGTCACCGCGCCGAAGTGAAAACGCTGGCTGGTGTCTATGGCGCGGCTTACGAAGGCGATGAAGGCTTTGCAGCGATCCAGAAATCGGTCGAAGATTTTGCAGACGATGAAGGCCGTCGCCCGCGTATGCTGGTGGTGAAAATGGGTCAGGACGGTCACGACCGTGGTGCCAAGGTTATCGCCACAGCCTTTGCCGATATCGGTTTTGACGTGGACGTAGGCCCGCTGTTCCAGACCCCGGATGAAGCTGCTCAGGACGCCATCGACAACGACGTTCACATCGTGGGGATTTCCTCGCAGGCGGCTGGTCACAAGACGCTGGCTCCGCAGTTGGTGCAGGCTCTGAAAGAGCAGGGTGCCGAGGATATCATCGTGATCTGTGGCGGTGTGATCCCGCAGCAGGACTATGATTTCCTGTATGAGAACGGCGTAAAAGCCATCTTCGGGCCGGGCACCAACATTCCCGAGGCCGCTCAGGACATCCTGAAACTGGTGCGCGAAGCTCGCAGCTAA
- a CDS encoding molecular chaperone DjiA, giving the protein MSIWSRISDALSALAKGETLSDVFSHLRTPPERSAGFAIAVIALGAKMAKADGLVTRDEVSAFREVFTIPQSEEKNAARLFNLARTDVAGFELYAQRVAAMFGPDDPALCDLMEGLFHIALADGEYHPGENAYLEEVARIFGMPDERFAALRSRMVPDEHPDPYRVLGVPRDATMAEIRKVWRNEVRESHPDRMIARGVPEEAIKLAEKRLIAVNRAWEEINAGQG; this is encoded by the coding sequence ATGTCGATCTGGTCTAGAATATCCGACGCGCTGTCCGCGCTTGCCAAAGGCGAAACCCTGTCAGATGTGTTCTCACATCTGCGCACACCGCCTGAAAGATCCGCCGGTTTTGCAATCGCTGTTATTGCGCTGGGTGCGAAGATGGCCAAAGCAGACGGACTAGTCACACGCGACGAGGTGTCAGCCTTCCGCGAGGTGTTCACCATCCCCCAGTCGGAAGAAAAGAACGCAGCCCGCCTGTTCAATCTGGCCCGCACTGACGTCGCCGGGTTCGAGCTGTATGCTCAACGGGTCGCGGCGATGTTTGGCCCCGACGATCCCGCGCTTTGCGACTTGATGGAGGGGCTATTTCACATCGCGCTTGCCGATGGCGAATACCACCCCGGCGAGAACGCCTATTTGGAAGAGGTCGCGCGGATCTTCGGTATGCCCGATGAGCGCTTTGCGGCCCTCCGCTCGCGTATGGTTCCGGATGAACACCCCGATCCCTATCGGGTGCTTGGCGTGCCCCGTGACGCAACGATGGCCGAGATCCGCAAGGTCTGGCGGAACGAAGTACGCGAAAGCCACCCTGATCGCATGATTGCGCGTGGCGTCCCGGAAGAGGCCATCAAACTGGCTGAGAAACGTTTGATTGCCGTCAACAGGGCTTGGGAAGAAATCAACGCAGGGCAGGGATGA